The sequence GCAGAGATTGGGGAAGTCCAGACAGCTTGGACTCACTAGCTTGGCTTCCACTGAATTAAGGAACAATGACGGATAACCAGTATCTGCACACATGTTTCCTCCTTGTGCCTATTTAGGTTTCCCACATCATGGCGTGTAGGAATTATTGACCCGTGGAGCATGGTCAAGTATGGAATGGTGTTATTTGAGTCAGTTATTCAGAATTCATTTATTTGAATaaagaaaatgtcattttccAGTGGGTGAAAAGTGATCAATTTGATTCACCCATGAGAACAACCTCCAATTGTGCATGTTTTGTCTCATAATGGCATTGTCTCTCCTTCCAGGCATTTCTCATGTGACCACCACCCTAGACTCTGAGCACATACAGCAAGTCGAGGCAATTTACAGCAGATGCAGGCGACACTGTTCTGCCTCAAAGTTGGAGACCTTCTCTcctactccatgtcagattccaacacaaccgacttctccagcccctccaccttcatcctgctgggcattcctggcctggaggcagcccacatctggatctccatccccttctttATCATGTACACCGTCACCCTCTTGGGGAACTTCACCATCCTGTTTATCGTGAAGACAGAGCCGAGGCTCCATGtgcccatgtactatttcctctgcatgctggccgTCACCGACCTGGTCCTGTCTACATCTACCAtgcccaaaatgctgagcatcttctggttcaattccagggagatcgATTTTAGTTTGTGCCTCACCCAGCTCTACTTCATTCACTGCTGTATAGCGATGGAGTCTGGAATCGTCGTGGCCATGGCTTTGGATCGTTACGTGGCCATCTGTGATCCGCTGAGACATTCCACCACTCTGACCAACTGCTTTGTGGCCAACATCGGCCTGGCCGTGGTGCTGCGTGGCAGCATTCTTGCACTGCCCTATCCTTTCCTGGCAAGGCGGTGGCCATATTGTAGAACCAACATCATCTCCCACACTTACTGCGAGCACATAGCCGTGGTGAAGCTGGCCTGCGCTGACATACGCATCAGTAATTACTATGGCCTCTCTGTGGCATTCTTGGGGACTGGTGTGGATGTGTCTTTTATCACTGTGTCCTATAtccagatcctcagggccatcttcagcctccccacaaAAGACGCCCGGCTCAAGACTTTTGGGACCTGTGGCTCCCACCTCGGAGTCATTTTAGCATTTTATATCCCagctctcttctccttcctcacaCACAGGTTTGGTCACAATGTGCCCCCGCATTTCCACATTCTCATGGCCAACATGTACATTCTACTGCCCTCCATGCTAAACCCCATCATCTACGGGGTGAGGACCAAACAGATCCGGGACAGGCTGATCTGGCATGTTACTCATATTGAATAAAGTTTACTTCTGGTGCTCTGGCTCTCAGACCAAGCTCTGTGGAGATCCAATGGTTGACATGGTGCTGTGTTCTCTTTCCTGAATCAGTGACTATTGACATTAAATCCTTTCTTTACCTTACAGTGCTGTATCAACCTGACAGTCCGGGGAATCCATCGATGTACAACTCACAGGGTTCCCACATTTCTTATTGCCTGTAACTGGACACTTGAAGCCCCACACtttgccccacctcctcccccgttTGTCCTGCCCCTGTCACTCACTCCTCTCCTGCACTATCCCTATTACTCGCTGGATTGTCTCCATTCCCCTCTCTATCCCAGCTGCATCCTCTATGTGCGGGGCTGGAACGGGAGTTTCAGAAGCCTGATGAGGATCCTTCCTGCCTGTAGGACGCAGCCCCAGTTGAGCAGGGGCTGATATGAGTTAATGACACGGTTGTGCCCCCCTCACACATTCTGCTGTAACTGGACACTGCCAGATCCCCTTTTCGACTCGATGTTCCAACTGAAAatcagggggaaggggtggttAGTGGTGTGGAACCCTAGCATCCTGGGGTGGAGGTGATGGGAGAGCAGGGTGGAGGGTTTAGAATGGATATTAGCGTGGGGATGACGGAGTGGGTGGTCTGTGAATGGATATTAGCGTGGGGATGACGGAGTGGGTGGTCTGTGAATGGATATTAGCGTGGTGCTGATGGGGAAGAGGGGTCTGAGAATTGATATTATCCATGCAGGTGATAGGGGGTGGGACCTGTCTGGGAATGGATATTTGTGTGGGGTTGACGTGCGTCTGGTGTGTGTCTGGGAATGGATATTAGTGTGGGACTGATGGGGAGCAGGTGGTCTGGGAATGGATATTAGCATGGGACTGATGGGGGAGGACCTTGGACTGTGTAATGACATGGAGGacacacctctctctcccctAGCTCCTGGGGAGTTGGGTGAGGGGAAGTCCTTTTATCCCAACTAGAGAACAGCTTGTTAATCACTTCACATCATTTCTTATGATTTTCTTTTTCAGGGGGCTTTGTAGCCTGTTCAGTTAAAACGGACACAGCCCCTTTATATCGTTTTGCCTCCAATTGATACTTTTGTTTTTCCTGCATTTGTGCATTCATATCACATTCCAATTCCTGACAAGTCTGAGTTAATGCAACCATAGCTGGGAATTGGCTATATTTTGCATCAGAGAAGTTTGTAAATCTCTTTGCATCCCCTCATTTTGCAATCTCAgcttctgcagctcctgttgcAAATTTTCCTTTTCATCTTTCCAGATCTCATGCTCCTCTGCAAACTTATTCACGCCCTGTTTCATAATCCAAACAGCAGCATTTCTCATTTGTTCCTTTTTTAGGACTGAGAGTGCCACAAGTCTGATATTTTAATAATATGTCATTCAAACACCCTTCCCTGAACAGGACAGGAACAGCGTTTGGCAGCCGGAGAACAGAGCCCAGATCCTCACATGCCTATCTCAGTAAACACCCCTCCACCATAACCGGAGGGTTCTGGGCATCCCCTTCAGCCTTGGTACGATGACCCCTCACTGTCTGCATTTGCAAACCCCGAGCCACAAATAATAGGTCAGAACTGATTCAGCCCAATATTTACATTAGTTGCTCAACCCCAGTGATCCAGGATAGCAACCTCTTACCAAGAAGCCAGTCCAGAAACAgcattcattcagtggaaaaaccgATTCACATAGACATGACAGTAAACCGTCCTGTGCTATCAAATATTAACACTAGGGGGGTGCTACTACCCCTGAAATGGGTCTTGCATGGCTCCCAGTGGAGAGGATGACTGTCCGACCAGTGAAAACGTCCACAAGAATTATCCGCAATACACAGGATTTCATTGAGAAGGAATTACACAAGCGGTGATGGGTTATATCAAGCACATAACTCCTGTGTTAGACAAAGCTATATATGAAGAGCTTTACAGTCCCCTAAATGAGCCTCTGTTTCACAGAGATACGCAAGCAGTTCCTGTACGGGCCCCACTCAGTGCTGCTTGGCACACAGAGAAGGGGGTTGCCAATTTTATATACGGCTTCTTTTCTCTTTGTCTGTTCTTCTCAACCCTCTGGTCTGTCTCGGATGCCCTCGAGGCAAGGATTTGACTGTGTTGAGAACTGCtgggctctgtgctgaggcagagaggaattggaaagaaagaaaaagtaaaagaagcacctctgtaaaatcaggatggaaggtaatcatacaggacaatcagat is a genomic window of Lepidochelys kempii isolate rLepKem1 chromosome 1, rLepKem1.hap2, whole genome shotgun sequence containing:
- the LOC140913123 gene encoding olfactory receptor 52E8-like, with translation MSDSNTTDFSSPSTFILLGIPGLEAAHIWISIPFFIMYTVTLLGNFTILFIVKTEPRLHVPMYYFLCMLAVTDLVLSTSTMPKMLSIFWFNSREIDFSLCLTQLYFIHCCIAMESGIVVAMALDRYVAICDPLRHSTTLTNCFVANIGLAVVLRGSILALPYPFLARRWPYCRTNIISHTYCEHIAVVKLACADIRISNYYGLSVAFLGTGVDVSFITVSYIQILRAIFSLPTKDARLKTFGTCGSHLGVILAFYIPALFSFLTHRFGHNVPPHFHILMANMYILLPSMLNPIIYGVRTKQIRDRLIWHVTHIE